One genomic region from Plasmodium chabaudi chabaudi strain AS genome assembly, chromosome: 7 encodes:
- a CDS encoding CIR protein, with protein MTHNMQDKSFSIGSLKGEDGDVYGRYYGSDGEEGGYQVMSEDITSLRDGLSGLEGNLYGERNVLSKQSSKLENTSGVGPITKKSHSHVKRIDGQTPKLKGEEGDASDKYYGLKGQEGGYIGILEDITSLRDGFSGLDGDPNGKDNILSSHGSESEVVGKISPKVKGLHKDLKKMNGQTKRLKDQKGGSQVVFGGRSILKGKLKGKEGDFDGQSDVLSGRTKGPKNQKDKSLGISGFGSYIKGKLSGLEGNSYGQPDVLKGKTHGLPGKEGELSGQKGEPQVALGGYSGLSRLKGDEGDSYDQSDGLSGKTLGLPGQDSVSLGVSPGISRAQPDLRDKLSGLEGDINGQHNVLGSKSSEFEITGGITPKMNISYDSMKGESGQAQILKYEEDGFNSQYDVLSGRTKGLPGQKGESQAVLGGSSGLRSSLKGEEGNSYGQPDVLKGKTHGLPGKEGELRDKIHRLPDQKGELQVALGGYSGLSRLKGSEGDSYDQSDGLKGKTLGLKGQEGVSPGISRGHPNLKDKLSGLEGDLSGQHNVLSSKSSEFEITGGISPKINMSYDTVKGISGQAQILKDEEDSFNSQYDVLSGRTKGLPGQKGESQVVLGGSSGLRSSLKGDEGNSYGQPDVLKGKTHGLSGKEGELIGQKGGSQAALGGYSDLSRLKGEEGDANGKYYGMKGQEGGYLGILEDITSLRNGFPGLNGGSNGKHNALSIQGSESEIIGGILPRIKMLYDSIKGISGQSQILKGEEGDVDGHHDVLIGRTKGLKGKEGDINGQRNILSSKSSEFKIIGGINPQIQMLQDSMKGTKDRTKRFADQEDGPQVVFGGVSDLSRLKGEEGDANGKYYGMKGQEGGYLGISEDITSLRDGFPVTKGYPNGKDNVLSVQGSVSEIISGITPKINISYDSIKGISGQSQILKGEEGDVDGKHDILIGRKTGFKGKEGDINGQHNVLSRKSSEFEITGGISPKINMSYDTVKGISGQAQILKYEEDSFNGQYDALGGRTKGLAGQKGESQAVLGGSSDLKGRLKGAEGDSYDQSTGLSGKTLGLSAQEGELIGKKGEHQVALRGYSDLSRLKGEEGDANGKYYGMKGQEGGYLGILEDITSLRDGFPGLNRGSNGKHNTLSRKSSESEILGGILPRIKMLYDSIKGISGQTYELPGQEGDVGGHHDVLIGRTKGLKGKEGDINGQRNILSSKSSEFKIIGGINPQIQMLQDSMKGTKHRTKRFADQEDGPQVVFGGVSGLSGLKGEEGDINGKYDGLKGQEGGYLGISEDITSLRDGFPITKGGPNGNDNVLSIQGSVSEIIGGITPKMNISYDSMKGISGQAQILKYEEDSFNSQYDVLSGQTKGLSGQKGESQAALWGYSDSKGKLSGLEGNSYGQSDGLSGKTLGLPGQDGVSLGISGGHPNLRDNLSGLEGDLSGQHNVLSINNSGLEITGGITPKMNLSYDSVKGISGQSQILKGEEGDFNGKHDILIGRTKGLKGKEGDINGQRNILSSKSSEFEIIGGMNPQIKILQDDMKGTKRRTRRFADQEDGSQVVCMCFPGLRNRLKGEEGDINGKYYGLKGQEGGYLGILEDITSLRGRFPVIKGGINGKDNVLSSQNIGLEIIGGISPKINMSYDTVKGISGQSQILKGEEGDFNGKHDVLIGRKTGFKGKEGDINGQHNVLSRKNSEFEITGGITPKMNISYDSMKGESGQAQILKYEEDGFNSQYDVLSRRTKGLKGEEGDFYGQSDGFKGKTYGLPGQEGELTDLAHEFKDEDGSVYIEDYLSHFTIESQSISTTTEENTNLSQNFPILLTINPLEDSTSGSNSDSTPILTLGSNPTLNSDSNSFSNFGNKITYIVVAFISFFIILGVSYKYFAPGWKKKLKREQNVKKIINLCDKNKPSNEVPDTITEDN; from the exons ATGACTCATAATATGCAAGATAAATCATTCAGCATTGGGAGTTTAAAAGGTGAAGATGGTGATGTTTATGGTCGATATTATGGATCGGACGGTGAAGAAGGTGGATATCAAGTTATGTCGGAAGATATAACAAGTTTAAGAGATGGGCTTTCAGGATTAGAGGGCAATCTATATGGGGAGCGTAATGTATTAAGTAAACAAAGTAGtaaattagaaaatacAAGTGGAGTAGGCCCAATAACGAAGAAATCACATAGTCATGTAAAGAGAATAGACGGTCAAACGCCGAAATTGAAAGGTGAGGAGGGTGATGCTAgtgataaatattatggATTGAAAGGCCAAGAAGGTGGATATATAGGTATATTGGAGGATATAACAAGTTTAAGAGATGGATTTTCAGGATTAGATGGGGATCCAAATGGGaaagataatatattaagtaGCCATGGTAGTGAATCCGAAGTTGTAGGTAAAATAAGCCCCAAAGTGAAGGGATTACATAAAGatttgaagaaaatgaacgGTCAAACGAAAAGATTGAAAGATCAAAAAGGTGGGTCTCAAGTTGTATTTGGAGGTCGTTCAATTTTAAAGGGTAAATTGAAAGGCAAAGAAGGCGATTTTGATGGTCAATCTGATGTATTAAGTGGTCGAACAAAGGGAccaaaaaatcaaaaagaTAAATCTCTAGGTATATCGGGGTTTGgatcatatataaaaggtAAATTATCAGGTTTGGAAGGTAATTCTTATGGTCAGCCTGATGTATTAAAAGGTAAAACGCATGGATTACCAGGTAAAGAAGGTGAATTAAGCGGTCAAAAAGGTGAACCCCAAGTTGCATTGGGAGGGTATTCAGGTTTAAGTAGATTGAAAGGTGATGAAGGAGATTCTTATGATCAATCCGATGGATTAAGCGGAAAAACACTGGGATTGCCAGGTCAAGATAGTGTATCTCTAGGTGTATCTCCAGGGATATCGAGGGCTCAACCAGATTTAAGAGATAAATTATCAGGTTTAGAAGGTGACATAAATGGGCAACATAATGTATTAGGTAGCAAGAGCAGTGAATTCGAAATTACAGGTGGAATCACTcccaaaatgaatatatcgTATGATAGTATGAAGGGAGAAAGTGGTCAGGCGCAGATATTGAAATATGAAGAAGATGGTTTTAATAGTCAATATGATGTATTAAGCGGACGAACAAAGGGATTGCCAGGTCAAAAAGGTGAATCACAAGCCGTATTGGGGGGTTCTTCGGGTTTAAGAAGTAGCTTGAAAGGTGAAGAAGGTAATTCTTATGGTCAACCTGATGTATTGAAAGGTAAAACACATGGATTACCAGGTAAAGAAGGTGAATTAAGAGATAAAATACATAGATTGCCAGATCAAAAAGGTGAACTCCAAGTCGCATTGGGAGGGTATTCAGGTTTAAGTAGATTGAAAGGTTCTGAAGGAGATTCTTATGATCAATCTGATGGATTAAAAGGTAAAACACTGGGACTGAAAGGCCAAGAAGGTGTATCTCCAGGAATATCGAGGGGTCATccaaatttaaaagataaattatCAGGTTTAGAAGGTGATTTAAGTGGGCAACATAATGTATTAAGTAGCAAGAGCAGTGAATTCGAAATTACAGGTGGAATAAGTCCCAAAATTAATATGTCGTATGATACTGTGAAGGGAATAAGTGGCCAGGCGCAGATATTGAAAGATGAAGAAGATAGTTTTAATAGTCAATATGATGTATTAAGCGGACGAACAAAGGGGTTGCCAGGTCAAAAAGGTGAATCACAAGTCGTATTGGGGGGTTCTTCGGGTTTAAGAAGTAGCTTGAAAGGTGACGAAGGTAATTCTTATGGTCAACCTGATGTATTAAAAGGTAAAACACATGGATTATCAGGTAAAGAAGGTGAATTAATCGGTCAAAAAGGTGGATCACAAGCCGCATTGGGAGGGTATTCAGATTTAAGTAGATTGAAAGGTGAAGAAGGTGACGCTAATGGTAAATATTATGGAATGAAAGGGCAAGAAGGTGGATATCTAGGTATATTGGAGGATATAACAAGTTTAAGAAATGGATTTCCAGGATTAAATGGGGGTTCAAATGGGAAACATAATGCATTAAGTATCCAGGGTAGTGAATCCGAAATTATAGGTGGAATTCTCCCTCGAATTAAGATGTTGTATGACAGTATAAAGGGAATAAGCGGTCAGTCGCAGATATTGAAAGGTGAAGAGGGTGATGTTGATGGTCATCATGATGTATTAATCGGTCGAACAAAGGGATTGAAAGGTAAAGAAGGTGATATAAATGGGCAGCGTAATATATTAAGTAGCAAGAGTAGTGAGTTCAAGATTATAGGGGGAATAAACCCACAAATACAAATGCTACAGGATAGTATGAAAGGAACAAAGGATCGAACAAAGAGATTTGCAGACCAAGAAGATGGACCTCAAGTCGTATTTGGGGGAGTTTCAGATTTAAGTAGATTGAAAGGTGAAGAAGGTGATGCTAATGGTAAATATTATGGAATGAAAGGGCAAGAAGGTGGATATCTAGGTATATCGGAGGATATAACAAGTTTAAGAGATGGCTTTCCAGTAACAAAGGGGTATCCAAATGGGAAAGATAATGTATTAAGTGTCCAGGGTAGTGTATCCGAAATTATAAGTGGAATAACTcccaaaattaatatatcatatgaCAGTATAAAGGGAATAAGTGGCCAGTCGCAGATATTGAAAGGTGAAGAAGGTGACGTTGATGGTAAACACGATATATTAATCGGTCGGAAAACGGGGTTTAAAGGTAAAGAAGGTGATATAAATGGACAACATAATGTATTAAGTAGAAAGAGTAGCGAATTCGAAATTACAGGTGGAATAAGTCCCAAAATTAATATGTCGTATGATACTGTGAAGGGAATAAGTGGCCAGGCGCAGATATTGAAATATGAAGAAGATAGTTTTAATGGTCAATATGATGCATTAGGCGGCCGAACAAAGGGATTGGCAGGTCAAAAAGGTGAGTCACAAGCCGTATTGGGGGGTTCTTCAGATTTAAAAGGTAGATTGAAAGGTGCTGAAGGAGATTCTTATGATCAATCCACTGGATTAAGCGGAAAAACACTGGGATTGTCAGCTCAAGAAGGTGAATTAATCGGTAAAAAAGGTGAACATCAAGTCGCATTGAGGGGGTATTCAGATTTAAGTAGATTGAAAGGTGAAGAAGGTGATGCTAATGGTAAATATTATGGAATGAAAGGGCAAGAAGGTGGATATCTAGGTATATTGGAGGATATAACGAGTTTAAGAGATGGATTTCCAGGATTAAATAGGGGTTCAAATGGGAAGCATAATACATTAAGTAGAAAGAGTAGTGAATCCGAAATTTTAGGTGGAATTCTCCCCCGAATTAAGATGTTGTATGACAGTATAAAGGGAATAAGTGGTCAAACATATGAATTACCAGGTCAAGAAGGTGATGTTGGTGGTCATCATGATGTATTAATCGGCCGAACAAAGGGATTGAAAGGTAAAGAAGGTGATATAAATGGGCAGCGTAATATATTAAGTAGCAAGAGTAGTGAGTTCAAGATTATAGGGGGAATAAACCCACAAATACAAATGCTACAGGATAGTATGAAAGGAACAAAGCATCGAACAAAGAGATTTGCAGACCAAGAAGATGGACCTCAAGTCGTATTTGGGGGAGTTTCAGGTTTAAGTGGACTGAAAGGTGAAGAGGGTGATATTAATGGTAAATATGATGGATTGAAAGGGCAAGAAGGTGGATATCTAGGCATATCGGAGGATATAACAAGTTTAAGAGATGGGTTTCCAATAACAAAGGGGGGCCCAAATGGGAATGATAATGTATTAAGTATCCAGGGTAGTGTATCCGAAATTATAGGTGGAATAACTcccaaaatgaatatatcgTATGATAGTATGAAGGGAATAAGTGGTCAGGCGCAGATATTGAAATATGAAGAAGATAGTTTTAATAGTCAATATGATGTATTAAGCGGCCAAACAAAGGGATTGTCAGGTCAAAAAGGTGAATCACAAGCCGCATTGTGGGGGTATTCAGATTCAAAAGGTAAATTATCAGGTTTAGAAGGTAATTCTTATGGTCAATCCGATGGATTAAGTGGAAAAACACTGGGATTGCCAGGCCAAGATGGTGTATCTCTAGGTATATCAGGGGGTCACCCAAATTTAAGAGATAATTTATCAGGTTTAGAAGGTGATTTAAGTGGGCAGCATAATGTATTAAGTATCAATAATAGTGGGCTCGAAATTACAGGTGGAATAACTCccaaaatgaatttatcGTATGATAGTGTGAAGGGAATAAGCGGTCAGTCGCAGATATTAAAAGGCGAAGAAGGTGATTTTAATGGTAAGCACGATATATTAATCGGTCGAACAAAGGGATTGAAAGGTAAAGAAGGTGATATAAATGGGCAACGTAATATATTAAGTAGCAAGAGTAGTGAATTCGAGATTATAGGTGGAATGAACccacaaataaaaatattgcagGATGATATGAAGGGAACAAAGCGTCGAACAAGGAGATTTGCAGACCAAGAAGATGGATCTCAAGTCGTATGTATGTGCTTTCCAGGTTTAAGAAATCGATTGAAAGGTGAAGAGGGTGATATTAATGGTAAATATTATGGATTGAAAGGGCAAGAAGGTGGATATCTAGGTATATTGGAGGATATAACAAGTTTAAGAGGTAGATTTCCAGTAATAAAGGGGGGTATAAATGGGAAAGATAATGTATTAAGTAGCCAAAATATTGGACTCGAAATCATAGGTGGAATAAGTCCCAAAATTAATATGTCGTATGATACGGTGAAGGGAATAAGCGGTCAGTCGCAGATATTGAAAGGTGAAGAAGGTGATTTTAATGGTAAACACGATGTATTAATCGGTCGAAAAACGGGATTTAAAGGTAAAGAAGGTGATATAAATGGACAACATAATGTATTAAGTAGAAAGAATAGTGAATTCGAAATTACAGGTGGAATCACTcccaaaatgaatatatcgTATGATAGTATGAAGGGAGAAAGTGGTCAGGCGCAGATATTGAAATATGAAGAAGATGGTTTTAATAGTCAATATGATGTATTAAGCCGACGAACAAAGGGGTTGAAAGGTGAAGAAGGCGATTTCTATGGTCAATCTGATGGATTCAAGGGTAAAACATATGGATTGCCAGGCCAAGAAGGCGAATTAACCGATCTAGCACATGAATTCAAAGATGAAGATGGATCCGTATATATTGAGGATTATCTTTCACATTTTACAATTGAATCACAAAGCATTTCAACAACAACAgaagaaaatacaaatCTATCTCAGAATTTTCCAATTTTGTTGACTATTAACCCTCTAGAAGATTCGACCTCAGGTTCAAATTCAGATTCAACCCCAATTTTAACCTTAGGTTCAAACCCAACTTTAAACTCAGATTCAAActcattttcaaattttggaaataaaataacataCATTGTAGTtgcatttatttcatttttcattattttaggAGTTTCATATAag TATTTTGCGCCTGGgtggaaaaaaaagttgaaaAGAGAACAAAATGTGAAAAagattataaatttgtgtgataaaaataaacccTCAAATGAAGTCCCAGATACGATCACCGAAGATAACTAA
- a CDS encoding fam-a protein: MYNDIVKMFYETKDLYSFGSNDNKGKVIREYYPNLKMIQRSYQNDNTPFNTYSFSLTAKVEQSENVTIIGKASIDIYDDANVDKKKKQKKRQKKCRRKQSNHVAITYVKYIDHCRRHQKSLLNVYCRGCEGKKYQI, encoded by the exons ATG TATAATGATATAGTAAAAATGTTCTATGAAACCAAGGATCTATATAGTTTCGGTTCCAATGATAATAAag GAAAAGTTATCCGTGAATACTATCCAAATTTAAAGATGATACAACGATCTTACCAAAACGACAACACACCGTTCAATACATATAGTTTTAGCTTAACTGCAAAAGTTGAA CAATCAGAAAATGTAACAATAATTGGCAAAGCATCGatagatatatatgacGATGCCAATGtcgataaaaaaaaaaaacaaaaaaaaaggcaaaaaaaatgccgTAGAAA GCAAAGCAATCATGTTGCTATTACCTATGTCAAATAT aTTGATCATTGTAGACGTCATCAAAAAAGTTTACTTAATGTATACTGTAGAGGGTGtgaaggaaaaaaatatcaaatataa